From Xiphophorus maculatus strain JP 163 A chromosome 12, X_maculatus-5.0-male, whole genome shotgun sequence, the proteins below share one genomic window:
- the adgra2 gene encoding adhesion G protein-coupled receptor A2, whose product MTGGGGAAEVRSRRRTMVAPAAGIPLLPGRLVLMLLLLSASGAGLVQVCPGPLASTSGCSCTEDRPKAHSPQSVGRRVSCSKEELVELPDFSLFPNRTVTLILSHNKIRVLKNGSFIGLNSLEKLDLKHNLISTIMPGAFQGLSELRKLDLSNNRIGCLTADMFLGLTNLTRLNLSGNIISTLDPGVFEELPSLKLVNFESDYLSCDCGLRWMPSFLRSSSVRVGEDTLCAFPRTLRGKPLRGLRESQLSCDGPLELHTLSLLPSQRQVVFRYDRLPFHCTAALMDKITSIHWRHNGQVVISDRDRGIQLEDSVVHDCTFITSELILSDVHMEASGEWECVVTTGRGNASRTVEIVVLENSASFCPEDKVVNNRGEFRWPRTLAGITSHQYCLKLRYPSLSVEGVTEQKKASRYCDRSGKWHEGDYSNCQYTNDITRVLHTFLLTPINASNAITVAYQVRTYTLEVAGFTDSVEMLYIAQIMEKFMKYARQERKLSEVIVDMGSNLMQVDDQILALSQREKRACSSIVYSLETLAWPQLHGRAQDYSVVSKNIVMEAHLIRPAHFTGITCTAYYRRELPTGRPGVETSESAPQQLLHFRCSTGSHNISLTNFPLKNSVALASVTVPATLFAPDAAADCKLQFVAFRTGSFFPLLPNSSNAVEQSRRRSVNTPVIFVGLDGCTMWNYSDHIWVSLRHLTPGTDAVAAQWSHTEPGKQGGWSQQGCQLVHTDSSTSLMRCSVLGNYAVLQEVPTFPNSSLVPVRVLHPVVYACTAVLLLCLFTIIITHILHHSSIQISRKSWHTLLNTCFHIAMTSAIYAGGISLTSYPLVCQAVGIALHYSSLSTLLWIGVSARVIYKEAVWRTPRQTEGESSPPPTQRPMLRFYLIADGVPLIICGITAAVNVNNYGDNSPYCWLIWRSSLGSFFVPAGLVVLVTWIYFLCTVLRLRHRMSKECTGTTLSSPGTEGHPALAGSTSLLSTDSAGRPITPATPPEDQYSLKTQFSILVATHFLFATLWCCGAMAVWLTERTSLLFSCLYGIVATVLGVFLVVHHCFRRRDVQTSWLGCFPGYRRSHPMSTYTNTCTTVSGVQTSEQGSQLFINCHPPADSHNSSSARSSSTPSGISSVGPGPCKLTNLLQVAQDNPSNASRVPTGNNTSTSTDNITKPTNNVLPSINSSAPVHPQRKKVSSRTKQGSSQHYHRGEGRGHYRLKALRTAGGGSLGALGPTGSEHLNSSHAFYKQATSENGSIHHSLSENQATLLTNGKRVEESVATSPSEGSDGGSSGSRKPFPLPPSAASRVAMHSNQRRCSSRDNLKVAASAERETKRCSYPLNCVANTVSGAAAPNGTLKTSVLELEQDMSGTDQSQSSVGMKTGLWKSETTV is encoded by the exons gGATCTGAAGCACAACCTAATCAGCACCATCATGCCTGGAGCCTTCCAAGGCCTGTCTGAGCTTCGGAAGCT CGACCTGTCCAACAACCGCATTGGCTGCCTGACCGCAGACATGTTCCTAGGACTGACCAACCTCACCAGGCT aaaCCTATCTGGCAACATCATCTCAACCCTGGATCCAGGAGTGTTTGAGGAGCTGCCTTCCCTGAAACTAgt AAACTTCGAGTCAGACTACTTGTCCTGTGACTGTGGGCTGCGTTGGATGCCGAGCTTCCTCCGCAGCAGCTCGGTGCGTGTGGGAGAAGATACCCTGTGCGCCTTCCCGAGGACCTTGAGGGGAAAGCCCCTGCGAGGCCTGAGAGAAAGTCAGCTAAGCTGTG ACGGTCCACTGGAGCTGCACACCCTGTCGCTGCTGCCGTCCCAGCGTCAGGTGGTCTTCAGATACGACCGGCTGCCATTCCACTGCACTGCTGCCTTGATGGACAAGATCACCAGCATACACTGGCGTCACAATGGTCAAGTAGTGATATCTGACCGTGACAGAGGCATCCAGCTGGAGGATAGTGTGGTGCATGATTGCACCTTCATCACCAG CGAGCTTATATTATCCGACGTTCACATGGAGGCAAGTGGAGAGTGGGAGTGTGTGGTCACTACTGGGCGGGGCAATGCCTCGCGCACTGTTGAAATCGTAGTGCTGGAGAACAGCGCCTCCTTCTGCCCAGAAGATAAAGTTGTAAACAACCGTGGGGAGTTCCG GTGGCCAAGAACTCTGGCAGGCATCACCTCCCATCAGTACTGTCTGAAGCTTCGTTACCCCTCCTTGTCTGTGGAGGGGGTAACGGAGCAGAAAAAAGCCTCCCGATACTGTGACCGATCCGGAAAGTGGCACGAGGGCGACTACTCCAACTGCCAGTACACCAACGACATCACTCGTGTCTTGCATACCTTCCTTTTG ACACCCATAAACGCGTCCAACGCCATCACCGTGGCCTATCAAGTGCGGACATACACGCTTGAAGTGGCTGGCTTCACTGACTCTGTAGAAATGCTGTACATTGCCCAGATAATGGaaaaatttatgaaatatgCCAGGCAGGAGCGAAAg TTGTCGGAGGTGATTGTTGATATGGGCAGCAACCTGATGCAGGTGGACGACCAGATCCTTGCTCTTtctcagagagagaaaagagcaTGTAGCTCCATCGTCTACTCTCTGGAAACTTTAGCCTGGCCTCAGTTACACGGCCGAGCACAAGACTACTCTGTG GTGTCTAAAAACATAGTGATGGAAGCTCACCTGATCCGACCTGCACACTTCACCGGTATAACCTGCACCGCATATTACCGCCGCGAGTTGCCAACAGGACGGCCAGGAGTGGAGACGTCAGAGTCTGCACCTCAACAACTCCTTCATTTCCGCTGCAGCACTGGCTCCCATAACATCTCTCTCACCAACTTCCCCTTGAAG aATTCTGTAGCCCTTGCTTCTGTGACTGTTCCAGCCACTTTGTTTGCCCCGGATGCTGCTGCGGACTGCAAGCTGCAGTTTGTGGCTTTCCGAACGGGAAGCTTTTTTCCTCTACTGCCAAACTCAAGCAACGCTGTTGAACAATCTCGCAGACGAAGTGTCAACACTCCTGTCATCTTTGTAGGCCTTg ATGGCTGCACCATGTGGAACTATTCTGATCACATCTGGGTGTCCTTGCGCCACTTGACCCCGGGCACAGATGCAGTGGCAGCCCAGTGGAGCCACACAGAACCAGGGAAGCAGGGAGGCTGGAGCCAGCAAGGCTGCCAGCTTGTTCACACTGACAGCAGCACTTCATTGATGCGCTGCTCTGTGCTCGGCAACTATGCAGTGCTGCAG GAAGTTCCCACCTTCCCGAACTCCAGCTTAGTCCCTGTGAGGGTGCTCCACCCTGTGGTCTACGCATGCACTGCAGTGCTGCTTCTCTGCCTCTTCACCATCATCATTACGCACATACTACACCACAG TTCCATACAGATATCAAGAAAAAGTTGGCACACTCTGCTGAATACCTGTTTCCACATCGCCATGACATCAGCTATCTATGCAGGAGGCATAAGCCTAACCAGCTATCCTCTTGTCTGTCAGGCA GTGGGTATCGCTCTTCACTACTCCTCTCTGTCAACACTGCTGTGGATTGGGGTCAGCGCCAGGGTCATTTACAAAGAGGCTGTGTGGAGAACACCCCGGCAGACGGAAGGAGAGTCTTCCCCTCCACCTACTCAGCGACCTATGCTCAG GTTCTATTTAATAGCCGATGGAGTTCCTCTCATCATTTGTGGAATCACTGCAGCTGTCAACGTCAACAACTATGGAGACAATAGCCCTTA ctgctggCTGATCTGGCGCTCAAGTCTAGGATCTTTCTTTGTCCCTGCTGGTTTAGTGGTGTTGGTGACCTGGATTTATTTCCTGTGCACTGTGCTTCGCCTGAGGCATCGTATGTCCAAAGAATGCACAGGAACCACTCTGTCTTCTCCTGGGACAGAAGGCCATCCTGCTCTGGCAGGAAGCACCAGCCTGCTCTCCACAGACTCAGCGGGGAGACCTATAACCCCAGCCACCCCTCCAGAGGATCAGTACTCGCTGAAGACACAGTTTTCTATACTGGTAGCCACCCACTTCCTGTTCGCAACTCTTTGGTGTTGTGGAGCCATGGCAGTGTGGCTAACAGAGCGCACTAGCTTGCTGTTCAGCTGTCTCTATGGGATAGTCGCCACCGTTTTAGGGGTGTTTCTGGTGGTGCACCACTGCTTTCGACGCCGTGACGTGCAGACGTCGTGGCTGGGCTGTTTCCCAGGTTATCGTCGCTCCCATCCTATGTCCACTTACACGAACACTTGCACCACTGTGAGTGGAGTGCAGACATCGGAGCAAGGATCCCAGCTCTTCATCAACTGCCATCCACCCGCTGACTCTCACAATTCGTCCTCAGCCAGGTCATCGTCCACACCAAGTGGGATCAGCAGCGTCGGACCTGGGCCATGCAAACTCACAAACCTGTTGCAGGTGGCACAGGACAATCCCAGCAATGCTTCAAGAGTCCCTACAGGCAACAACACGAGCACCAGTACAGACAACATCACAAAGCCAACAAACAATGTTCTTCCCTCCATAAACTCTTCGGCCCCAGTACACCcccagagaaaaaaagtgagtAGCAGAACTAAACAAGGGAGTAGTCAACATTATCATCGAGGTGAGGGCAGAGGCCACTACCGCCTGAAAGCTCTGAGGACTGCTGGAGGGGGCAGTCTTGGCGCTTTAGGGCCGACAGGTTCGGAGCACCTCAATTCCTCGCATGCTTTTTACAAGCAAGCCACAAGTGAGAATGGCAGCATCCATCATAGTCTCTCAGAGAACCAGGCCACCCTGCTGACCAACGGGAAGCGAGTGGAGGAGTCGGTAGCCACCAGCCCCTCTGAGGGGAGCGACGGGGGAAGCAGCGGGAGCCGCAAACCCTTCCCTCTGCCGCCCTCTGCTGCCAGCAGAGTGGCCATGCACAGCAATCAAAGACGATGCTCCAGCAGAGACAACTTGAAAGTGGCAGCATCTGCAGAGCGAGAAACTAAGCGCTGCTCATATCCTTTGAACTGTGTCGCCAACACCGTGTCCGGGGCTGCTGCCCCAAATGGCACCCTGAAAACCTCAGTGCTCGAGCTCGAGCAGGACATGAGTGGCACGGACCAATCCCAGAGTTCTGTTGGAATGAAAACTGGTTTGTGGAAAAGTGAAACCACAGTATAA